In a single window of the Phaeobacter sp. G2 genome:
- a CDS encoding ribonuclease E/G, translating to MKGRSIILDHIQGREAAALMVDGKLDDFLIDGDAPLPGTIYRARADRPVKGQGGMFLSTPDGPAFLRQVKGLAPGQMLLVQVSGYAEPGKAIPVTQKLLFKSRYAIATPGAPGINISRAIRDEEERDRLLEIAHGALEGADYGMILRSACAGADADEVAEDIAAMADLASQVLADAEGEMEVLTEGDGPHLRAWREWSQPAEVFREAGDFEHHGVLDALDVTLTIRESLPGGGHLFIEPTRALVAVDVNTGSDTSLAAGTKTNIACAKLLPRALRLRGLAGQIVIDVAPMPKKDRSTFESALRAALRADSEETTMVGWTNLGNYELQRKRARVVLSELLS from the coding sequence ATGAAGGGCCGCTCAATCATTCTAGACCATATCCAAGGCCGCGAAGCCGCCGCTCTTATGGTGGACGGAAAACTTGATGACTTTCTGATCGATGGCGATGCACCGCTGCCGGGCACCATCTACCGGGCCAGGGCCGACCGCCCGGTCAAAGGCCAGGGCGGCATGTTCCTCTCCACCCCGGATGGCCCTGCATTTTTGCGACAGGTCAAAGGGTTGGCGCCTGGTCAGATGCTGTTGGTGCAGGTGTCCGGCTATGCAGAGCCTGGCAAAGCCATCCCCGTGACCCAAAAGCTACTGTTCAAAAGCCGCTATGCCATTGCCACTCCCGGGGCGCCGGGGATCAATATTTCTCGCGCCATTCGGGATGAAGAGGAACGCGACAGGCTGTTGGAAATTGCCCATGGTGCCCTGGAGGGGGCGGACTATGGCATGATCCTGCGGTCAGCCTGTGCAGGGGCGGATGCGGATGAGGTGGCTGAAGACATCGCCGCCATGGCGGATCTGGCCTCCCAGGTGCTTGCGGATGCAGAGGGCGAGATGGAGGTCCTGACAGAAGGAGACGGCCCCCACCTACGCGCCTGGCGAGAATGGTCGCAACCAGCCGAAGTATTCCGGGAAGCTGGCGATTTTGAACACCACGGTGTTCTTGATGCGCTGGATGTTACGCTCACCATTCGCGAATCGCTGCCCGGCGGTGGCCATCTGTTTATCGAACCAACACGCGCCCTGGTGGCCGTAGATGTTAATACCGGCAGCGACACCTCTCTGGCGGCCGGAACCAAAACAAATATCGCCTGCGCCAAACTTCTGCCCCGCGCCCTGCGCCTGCGTGGCCTTGCGGGCCAGATTGTGATTGATGTTGCCCCCATGCCCAAAAAGGACCGCAGCACCTTCGAGAGCGCATTGCGCGCGGCTCTGCGCGCAGATAGCGAAGAAACGACCATGGTGGGATGGACCAATCTGGGCAACTATGAGCTGCAACGCAAACGCGCTCGCGTTGTCCTGTCGGAGCTGTTGTCATGA
- the yacG gene encoding DNA gyrase inhibitor YacG, with the protein MSCPICGLATNQAHRPFCSKRCANLDLANWMNGSYAVPSNDPEDIENAMKEAEDTELNTANTPPTQH; encoded by the coding sequence ATGAGTTGCCCGATTTGCGGACTTGCAACCAATCAGGCCCATCGCCCCTTTTGCTCAAAGCGCTGCGCTAATCTGGATTTGGCCAACTGGATGAATGGCAGCTATGCCGTTCCGAGCAATGATCCAGAAGACATTGAAAACGCAATGAAAGAAGCAGAGGATACGGAACTCAATACGGCAAATACTCCGCCAACGCAGCATTAG
- a CDS encoding carbon-nitrogen hydrolase family protein, with translation MKIATAAYPLDWLDSWAQYEDKLAAWVADAAGQGADLLVFPEYGAMELSTLDGPGVAADLQGSITAVSDRMDDVAALHQKLAAEYNVYILGASAPVKAGFDLPVNRAEFYSPCGARDHQDKQIMTMFERDPWQIGAGGPLKLFDTALGKIGVLICYDSEFPLLGRALTEADIILVPSCTEALAGYWRVRIGAMSRALEGQCVTAHASVVGTAPWSTSVEVNLGMGGVFGPPDTGFPATGVIAEGTLGQPGWTLAEVDLKTIADVRAAGVVRNRSHWPEQEQRIKTSRILLKP, from the coding sequence ATGAAAATCGCAACCGCTGCCTACCCGCTTGATTGGCTCGACAGCTGGGCACAGTATGAAGACAAGCTAGCAGCCTGGGTGGCAGATGCCGCAGGTCAGGGCGCTGATCTTTTGGTTTTCCCCGAATACGGCGCGATGGAGCTGTCCACCCTGGATGGCCCAGGTGTGGCTGCGGATTTGCAAGGGTCTATCACCGCCGTATCCGACCGCATGGACGATGTGGCGGCACTGCATCAAAAGCTCGCTGCCGAATATAATGTATATATTCTAGGGGCTTCTGCCCCGGTAAAGGCTGGTTTTGATCTGCCGGTGAACCGGGCTGAGTTTTACAGCCCCTGTGGCGCCCGGGACCATCAGGATAAGCAGATCATGACCATGTTTGAGCGTGATCCCTGGCAGATCGGCGCGGGCGGGCCATTGAAACTGTTTGATACCGCCCTCGGCAAGATTGGTGTTTTGATCTGCTATGACAGCGAGTTTCCGCTTTTGGGGCGCGCTTTGACGGAGGCGGATATCATCCTGGTGCCTTCCTGCACCGAGGCCCTGGCTGGGTATTGGCGGGTCCGCATTGGCGCCATGTCACGGGCACTTGAAGGGCAATGTGTTACGGCGCATGCCTCGGTTGTTGGCACCGCGCCCTGGTCGACGTCGGTGGAGGTCAATCTCGGCATGGGGGGGGTCTTTGGGCCACCTGATACCGGCTTTCCTGCAACCGGTGTTATCGCCGAAGGAACCCTTGGGCAGCCAGGCTGGACTCTGGCGGAGGTTGACCTGAAAACCATTGCAGATGTGCGTGCCGCAGGGGTGGTGCGCAATCGCAGCCATTGGCCAGAACAGGAGCAGAGGATAAAAACCTCTAGAATCCTTCTCAAGCCGTGA
- a CDS encoding DNA-packaging protein: MTAGNQETEKRGGDGRFKEGNRFWKARASHGRPPLYNDPDHLWRDCCGYFEWTVDNPLCEQKAFVHQGEAVFAQVSKMRAMTIAGLCNFLGITRETWIDWRNKRADLSEVISCVEAVIWRQKFEGAAAGLLNANLISRDLGLVDRQEHTGEGGGPIKAPNVTDLELARRVAFLLAKGARESDAQESQNGPSTSQRNNEHEGRHAGTGVGAQRARGERSG; the protein is encoded by the coding sequence ATGACAGCGGGTAACCAAGAGACCGAAAAACGGGGCGGCGATGGTCGCTTCAAGGAGGGCAACCGCTTCTGGAAGGCCCGCGCGTCTCACGGCAGGCCACCGCTCTACAACGACCCCGACCACCTATGGCGGGACTGCTGCGGCTACTTCGAGTGGACCGTCGATAACCCGCTCTGCGAACAAAAGGCATTCGTCCATCAAGGCGAGGCAGTCTTCGCCCAGGTGTCGAAAATGCGGGCCATGACGATTGCCGGACTGTGCAACTTTCTCGGCATTACCCGCGAAACGTGGATCGACTGGCGCAACAAGCGCGCGGATTTATCTGAGGTCATCTCCTGCGTCGAGGCCGTCATCTGGCGCCAGAAGTTCGAGGGCGCTGCCGCCGGGTTACTCAACGCAAACCTTATCTCGCGCGACCTCGGGCTTGTTGACCGGCAAGAACACACCGGAGAGGGCGGCGGGCCGATCAAGGCGCCAAATGTAACGGACCTCGAACTCGCTCGGCGAGTCGCGTTCCTGCTCGCCAAGGGGGCGAGGGAATCGGATGCACAAGAATCCCAGAACGGGCCATCAACTTCACAAAGGAACAACGAACATGAAGGCCGACACGCTGGAACAGGAGTTGGAGCGCAAAGAGCGCGCGGGGAACGAAGCGGCTAA
- a CDS encoding Lrp/AsnC ligand binding domain-containing protein: MSREIDNIDIKILQELESDGRLSIVDLAQRVNLTNTPCSERVKRLERSGYITGYRATLDLDKMGLSHLTVVQVSLTATGGDNSLDAFNKAVRAIPEVERCLMLAGAFDYLLTVRTKDMRHFREVLGDSINKLPGILQTNSFAVMEVVKN, encoded by the coding sequence ATGAGTAGAGAAATCGACAACATAGATATCAAAATTCTACAAGAGCTCGAATCGGATGGACGGCTTTCTATTGTTGACCTTGCTCAACGGGTAAACCTGACCAACACACCCTGCTCAGAGCGGGTCAAACGGTTGGAAAGGTCCGGCTATATCACCGGGTATCGCGCGACGTTGGATTTGGACAAAATGGGTCTCAGCCACCTCACCGTGGTGCAAGTTTCGCTGACAGCAACGGGGGGAGACAACTCGCTTGATGCCTTCAACAAGGCGGTCCGTGCCATCCCCGAGGTCGAACGGTGCCTCATGCTGGCGGGGGCCTTTGATTATCTTTTGACGGTGCGTACCAAAGATATGCGGCACTTTCGGGAGGTTCTGGGGGACAGCATCAACAAGCTGCCGGGCATCCTGCAGACAAATTCCTTCGCTGTGATGGAAGTCGTTAAAAACTAA
- a CDS encoding FCD domain-containing protein has translation MPFQKVQPEKLSASVVRQIEQLILRGILSPGERLPSERELAERLGVSRPSLRDAIAELQEVGLLEAKAGSGVFVADVLGSAFSPALIRLFARHDEAVFDYLSFRRDMEGLAAERAAKFGSDADLKLIQTIFDKMVAAGDPSLSDAAASLDAQFHSAIMDASHNVVMLHMMRSMFDLLHEGVFYNRRIMFSRHTTFEVLLAQHSAINAALQARDPVAARTAVEAHLDYVKQSLIDHQRSLRNAEIAQQRLEHESGKG, from the coding sequence ATGCCGTTTCAAAAAGTCCAACCCGAGAAACTTTCAGCCTCTGTGGTGCGCCAGATCGAACAGCTGATCCTGCGGGGCATCCTGTCGCCGGGAGAACGTCTGCCTTCGGAGCGGGAACTGGCCGAACGTCTGGGCGTTTCACGGCCTTCGTTGCGTGATGCCATTGCCGAGCTGCAGGAGGTTGGACTGCTGGAGGCCAAGGCCGGATCGGGGGTCTTTGTGGCTGATGTGCTGGGCTCTGCCTTCTCGCCTGCGCTCATCCGGCTGTTTGCCCGCCATGATGAGGCGGTGTTTGATTACCTGAGCTTTCGCCGTGACATGGAAGGACTGGCAGCCGAGCGCGCCGCCAAATTTGGCTCGGATGCGGATCTGAAACTGATCCAGACCATATTCGATAAAATGGTTGCGGCCGGTGATCCGTCGCTGTCGGATGCTGCCGCCAGTCTGGACGCCCAGTTCCATTCCGCCATCATGGACGCCAGCCACAATGTGGTGATGCTGCATATGATGCGGTCGATGTTTGACCTGCTGCACGAAGGCGTGTTCTACAACCGCCGCATCATGTTCAGCCGCCACACCACCTTTGAGGTGCTTCTGGCCCAGCACAGCGCCATCAATGCCGCCCTCCAGGCCCGAGATCCCGTCGCCGCGCGTACGGCCGTCGAGGCCCATCTGGACTATGTGAAACAGTCACTGATCGACCACCAGCGCAGCCTCCGCAATGCCGAGATCGCCCAGCAGAGGCTCGAGCATGAAAGCGGAAAGGGGTAG
- a CDS encoding IS5 family transposase, translating to MSSWAPTKYKTTNWSSSNDALKQRGSLAIWFDPEMVWTPPPTGRRGRQCKFSDAAIQTCLTMKVLFGMPLRQTAGFVESLLRLVGLDWSVPDFSTLWRRQKTLNVSLPYFGGTGPLNLLIDSTGIKAEGEGEWNARKHGGPKRRIWRKIHIGIDEETLEVRAVEVTTSNIGDAPMLPELLNQIPPDQDLGSVTADGAYDTRRCHDVIAARGAHAVIPPRKNAKPWKPTRAGAIARNEAVNASRYLGRALWRRWSGYHRRSRVETKMHCVKLLDQSLMAWDFDRQVAEIQVRIAVLNRYTALGIPVTEPVG from the coding sequence ATGAGCAGTTGGGCCCCTACGAAGTATAAGACCACGAATTGGTCGTCTTCCAATGACGCGCTGAAGCAGCGTGGATCGTTGGCGATCTGGTTTGATCCCGAGATGGTTTGGACACCGCCACCGACCGGCAGGCGCGGTCGTCAATGCAAGTTCAGCGATGCCGCGATCCAGACCTGTCTGACCATGAAAGTCCTTTTCGGTATGCCACTGAGGCAGACGGCTGGGTTCGTTGAGAGTCTGTTGCGGCTGGTCGGACTGGATTGGTCCGTGCCCGATTTCAGTACGCTGTGGCGCCGCCAGAAGACGCTGAACGTGAGCTTGCCGTATTTCGGTGGGACTGGCCCACTGAACCTTCTGATCGATAGCACAGGCATCAAGGCAGAGGGCGAAGGTGAATGGAACGCCCGCAAGCATGGCGGCCCCAAGCGACGTATTTGGCGCAAGATACATATCGGGATTGATGAGGAAACGCTGGAGGTTCGCGCGGTAGAGGTCACCACCAGCAACATCGGTGATGCGCCCATGTTGCCTGAACTGCTCAACCAAATCCCACCAGATCAGGACCTTGGGTCAGTGACCGCCGATGGTGCCTACGACACGCGCAGATGCCATGACGTGATTGCAGCACGGGGCGCTCATGCAGTCATTCCGCCGCGCAAGAACGCCAAACCGTGGAAACCCACACGCGCCGGAGCCATCGCAAGAAACGAAGCGGTCAATGCCTCACGATACCTAGGGCGCGCGCTGTGGCGACGATGGAGCGGATACCACCGCCGAAGCCGCGTTGAAACCAAGATGCACTGTGTGAAGCTGCTCGACCAATCGCTGATGGCCTGGGACTTCGACCGGCAGGTAGCGGAAATCCAAGTCCGCATCGCGGTCCTAAACCGCTACACCGCTCTTGGCATACCCGTCACAGAGCCCGTAGGGTAA
- the infA gene encoding translation initiation factor IF-1, with protein sequence MAKEDTLEFPGVVKELLPNATFRVELENGHEIIAHTAGKMRKNRIRVLAGDRVQVEMTPYDLTKGRINYRFK encoded by the coding sequence ATGGCCAAGGAAGATACGCTCGAATTTCCCGGTGTCGTGAAGGAACTCCTGCCTAATGCGACGTTTCGGGTCGAGCTGGAAAACGGCCATGAGATCATCGCACATACGGCGGGCAAGATGCGCAAGAACCGCATCCGTGTTCTGGCTGGCGACAGGGTACAGGTGGAAATGACCCCCTATGACCTGACCAAGGGCCGGATCAACTACCGCTTTAAGTAA
- a CDS encoding PLP-dependent aminotransferase family protein — translation MLLKQLFATRTHRMEASEIRELLKLLNRPGLLSFAGGIPDPDLFPAAAFSAAFQAALEPEYQAQALQYSVSEGYLPLRQWIQREMTRMGVPCDTDNILITSGSQQALDYLGKLFLSPNDTALVGWPTYLGALAAFNAYEPRYDQLNPGGNRSPASYRDAAAEANSRVKFAYLSPDFANPTGETLSLSGRKALLDLTEELGCAVIEDGAYHALRYEGETIPPVLALEIAQKGSLEQCRTVYCGSFSKTLSPGLRLGWVVASKPVIAQLVLMKQAADLHSPTLNQMAVHQVAEACFDAHVAGLRQAYGARRDAMLSALQTYMPKGVTWTRPKGGMFVWLTLPQHVDTAEVLVRALDQENIAFVPGQAFFADGAGCNTLRLSFSALDEAEIRTGIERLGRLLSDA, via the coding sequence ATGTTGCTGAAACAGCTCTTTGCCACCCGCACGCACCGTATGGAGGCTTCCGAAATTCGCGAACTGCTGAAACTGTTGAACCGGCCTGGGCTCTTGTCCTTTGCCGGCGGTATCCCTGACCCGGATCTGTTCCCCGCGGCAGCGTTTTCCGCAGCCTTTCAGGCCGCACTGGAACCGGAGTATCAGGCCCAGGCGCTGCAGTATTCGGTCAGCGAGGGCTACCTGCCGCTGCGCCAGTGGATCCAACGGGAAATGACACGCATGGGTGTGCCCTGTGACACGGATAATATCCTGATCACCTCTGGCTCGCAGCAGGCTCTGGATTACCTGGGAAAACTATTCCTCTCTCCCAATGATACTGCGCTTGTGGGCTGGCCGACCTACCTGGGTGCCTTAGCGGCTTTTAACGCCTATGAACCGCGCTACGATCAGCTCAACCCGGGCGGCAACCGATCCCCAGCCAGCTACCGCGATGCCGCAGCTGAGGCCAACAGCCGGGTGAAGTTTGCCTATCTGTCGCCGGATTTTGCCAATCCCACCGGCGAGACTCTATCGCTGTCGGGGCGCAAGGCTTTGCTGGACCTGACCGAGGAGCTGGGCTGCGCGGTGATCGAAGATGGCGCCTATCATGCCCTGCGCTATGAAGGGGAAACAATCCCACCCGTTTTGGCGCTGGAGATTGCACAGAAGGGCAGCCTTGAGCAGTGTCGGACGGTCTATTGCGGGTCTTTCTCCAAAACCCTGTCGCCTGGCCTGCGCCTGGGCTGGGTGGTGGCCAGCAAGCCGGTCATCGCGCAGCTGGTTTTGATGAAACAAGCGGCAGACCTGCATTCTCCAACGTTGAACCAGATGGCGGTACATCAGGTGGCGGAGGCCTGCTTTGACGCCCATGTCGCCGGGCTAAGACAGGCCTATGGAGCACGTCGTGATGCAATGCTTTCCGCCCTGCAGACCTATATGCCCAAAGGGGTGACTTGGACCCGCCCCAAAGGCGGCATGTTTGTCTGGCTCACGCTGCCCCAACATGTGGACACCGCCGAAGTGCTGGTTCGCGCTCTGGATCAGGAGAATATTGCCTTTGTTCCGGGACAGGCCTTCTTTGCCGATGGCGCGGGCTGCAACACACTGAGGTTGAGCTTTTCGGCGCTGGATGAGGCGGAAATCCGGACCGGCATCGAGCGGCTTGGACGGTTACTATCAGACGCCTAG
- a CDS encoding universal stress protein yields the protein MTVKIVVGLDGTETGERALTFARDIASRLENSALIVAYVIEWSPFTFQTAEENEKRHKRREEEIKIATTRVVTPAVEKLNDAGIQAQGLVQHGDVAETLNRIATEHGASQIIVGRVSNDGFTKRIFGSSTQNLVMHADVPVTVVG from the coding sequence ATGACCGTTAAAATAGTAGTTGGACTGGATGGCACAGAAACCGGTGAACGCGCTCTAACCTTTGCTCGGGACATTGCGTCCCGTCTCGAAAACAGCGCGTTGATCGTTGCCTATGTTATCGAATGGTCCCCTTTCACTTTCCAGACTGCGGAAGAGAACGAAAAACGTCACAAAAGGCGTGAAGAAGAGATCAAGATCGCGACAACACGGGTGGTGACACCCGCCGTCGAAAAACTGAACGACGCTGGGATTCAGGCGCAAGGGCTGGTCCAGCATGGCGATGTTGCCGAGACTCTGAACCGGATCGCCACCGAACATGGTGCCTCCCAGATCATTGTCGGCCGCGTGTCCAATGATGGGTTCACAAAGCGTATTTTTGGTAGTTCGACACAGAACTTGGTCATGCACGCAGACGTGCCGGTTACGGTTGTTGGATAG
- a CDS encoding Maf family protein, which yields MAFILGSGSPRRLELLAQLGVVPDAVRPPDIDETPLARELPRAYCTRVTREKVSAVPAEADDVVLCADTTVALGRRILGKPADAGQAAEFLLALAGRRHQVITAVALRRGDKLWQRSVVSQVKMKRLSDAELNAYLASNDWQGKAGGYGIQGPAGAFIPWISGSFTGIVGLPLAETANMLQAAGCKLYKEAAA from the coding sequence ATGGCATTTATTCTGGGATCAGGCAGTCCGCGGCGGCTAGAGCTTTTGGCGCAGCTGGGTGTTGTACCCGATGCTGTGCGGCCGCCGGATATCGATGAAACACCTCTGGCACGAGAGCTCCCCCGCGCCTATTGCACCCGGGTCACCCGCGAAAAAGTCAGTGCTGTCCCGGCAGAGGCCGATGACGTTGTGCTATGTGCGGATACTACGGTTGCCTTGGGACGTCGCATATTGGGAAAGCCCGCTGATGCCGGACAGGCCGCTGAGTTTTTGCTGGCCCTTGCGGGACGCCGCCACCAGGTGATCACTGCAGTCGCCCTGCGTCGCGGCGACAAGCTTTGGCAGCGTTCGGTGGTGAGCCAGGTCAAAATGAAGCGCCTGTCCGACGCCGAATTGAACGCCTACCTCGCGAGTAATGACTGGCAGGGCAAGGCCGGAGGGTATGGTATTCAAGGCCCGGCTGGGGCCTTTATTCCCTGGATCAGCGGGTCTTTTACCGGAATCGTTGGCCTGCCCTTGGCAGAGACCGCAAATATGCTGCAAGCCGCTGGCTGCAAGCTTTACAAGGAGGCCGCCGCATGA
- a CDS encoding helicase RepA family protein, giving the protein MSAIKVAKPALDAREGFYLLPTQLDLHGADDAAALCMAMPVMAASLVVVDTMARSMGGGDENSSRDVSQFVANIDAIRTQTGAHVLVIHHSGKNAEAGARGSSALRAAIDTEIAITDRQITCAKQRDMEFPNRLFFNLESVELGRDRDGEPVTSAVVVEASATARTAKPLRGREEVAAQALAEALRLYGEKHNRENIPNNRDAVALVRWRDQCEAFGLTEKDATKDAKRKAFDRAKQRLMDHDHIRVWGDFVWKVQADD; this is encoded by the coding sequence TTGTCCGCGATCAAGGTGGCGAAACCCGCACTGGATGCCCGCGAGGGCTTCTACCTGCTGCCAACGCAACTCGACCTGCACGGGGCGGATGACGCTGCCGCCCTGTGCATGGCGATGCCAGTCATGGCGGCGTCTCTTGTCGTGGTGGATACCATGGCCCGCTCCATGGGTGGCGGCGACGAGAACAGTTCCCGTGACGTGTCGCAATTCGTGGCGAACATCGATGCAATCCGCACCCAAACCGGGGCGCATGTTCTGGTGATCCACCATTCGGGAAAGAATGCCGAGGCCGGGGCACGGGGATCATCTGCACTGCGGGCTGCGATTGATACCGAAATCGCAATCACTGACCGGCAGATCACATGCGCGAAGCAGCGGGACATGGAGTTCCCCAACCGGCTGTTCTTTAACCTCGAGTCGGTTGAACTCGGGCGCGACCGCGATGGCGAGCCTGTCACCAGCGCCGTAGTCGTGGAGGCCAGCGCCACGGCCAGAACCGCGAAGCCCTTAAGGGGCCGGGAAGAGGTCGCCGCGCAAGCCTTGGCCGAAGCCCTGCGTTTGTATGGCGAGAAGCACAACAGGGAGAACATCCCCAACAACCGCGATGCTGTGGCCTTGGTCCGATGGCGGGATCAGTGCGAGGCGTTCGGGCTGACCGAGAAGGACGCGACCAAGGACGCGAAGCGCAAGGCATTCGACCGGGCAAAGCAGCGCCTCATGGATCACGATCATATCCGCGTTTGGGGTGATTTCGTGTGGAAGGTGCAGGCCGATGACTAG
- a CDS encoding alanine:cation symporter family protein, protein MKSFKTLMSALIASSAAPAAFAQGIDEQVNQAFATVTGPFVSFIFAPVPGTSFPWIVMWLVIAATVFTIYFGAVQFRFFSHAIGLVKGDYSDPNDAGEVSHFQALATALSGTVGLGNIAGVAVAVGIGGPGATFWMILAGLLGMASKFTECTLGVKYRNEYDDGTVSGGPMYYISKGFTELGLPGGKILAVLFSIFCILGALGGGNMFQANQAHAQISGIVGDYPGWITGLIFAGVVFAVIVGGIKSIANVTEKVVPLMGILYVGAALIILIMNYDMIGWAFGQIFAGAFTGLGVAGGMVGALIQGFKRAAFSNEAGVGSAAIAHSAVKTKEPITEGFVSLLEPLIDTVVICTMTALVIVISQQLIIDEATGVYMLNEAGSAIATVDGNTGVALTSAAFGSTISWFPFVLALAVVLFAFSTMISWSYYGLKAWTYLFGEGKVTELVFKVIFCIFIVIGASASLGPVIDFSDAAIFAMAVVNILALYFLMKLVRVELNSYSERLAKGEIKKFNH, encoded by the coding sequence ATGAAATCATTTAAAACACTTATGTCGGCGCTTATCGCCAGCAGTGCAGCACCTGCAGCCTTTGCCCAAGGCATTGACGAACAGGTAAATCAGGCCTTTGCCACAGTGACAGGCCCATTTGTCAGCTTCATTTTTGCCCCTGTTCCTGGGACCAGCTTTCCCTGGATCGTTATGTGGCTGGTTATTGCGGCCACGGTTTTCACCATCTACTTTGGCGCGGTTCAGTTCCGCTTTTTCAGCCATGCTATTGGATTGGTGAAAGGGGACTATTCCGATCCCAATGATGCCGGTGAAGTCAGTCACTTCCAGGCGCTTGCGACGGCTTTGTCCGGGACAGTGGGGCTTGGGAATATTGCAGGTGTGGCGGTCGCCGTCGGCATTGGCGGACCGGGGGCAACCTTCTGGATGATCCTCGCGGGTTTGTTGGGCATGGCGTCGAAATTCACCGAATGTACGCTGGGCGTAAAGTACCGCAATGAATACGACGATGGCACCGTCTCTGGTGGCCCGATGTACTACATCTCCAAAGGCTTTACTGAGCTTGGGTTGCCTGGTGGGAAAATCCTGGCCGTTCTGTTCTCGATCTTTTGTATCTTGGGCGCATTGGGTGGTGGCAACATGTTCCAAGCCAACCAGGCCCACGCCCAGATTTCTGGGATTGTTGGGGACTATCCCGGCTGGATCACGGGTCTCATTTTTGCGGGTGTTGTCTTTGCGGTGATCGTGGGCGGTATCAAATCCATCGCCAACGTGACCGAGAAAGTCGTCCCGTTGATGGGTATCCTGTATGTTGGTGCTGCGCTGATCATCCTGATCATGAACTATGACATGATCGGTTGGGCCTTCGGCCAGATCTTTGCAGGTGCCTTCACTGGTTTGGGCGTCGCTGGCGGCATGGTTGGGGCCCTGATCCAAGGCTTCAAACGGGCGGCATTTTCCAACGAAGCCGGGGTTGGCTCGGCGGCGATTGCCCATTCGGCCGTGAAGACAAAAGAACCGATTACCGAAGGTTTTGTGTCTTTGCTCGAACCGCTGATCGATACTGTTGTCATCTGTACAATGACCGCCTTGGTTATCGTGATTTCACAACAATTGATCATTGATGAGGCGACCGGCGTTTACATGCTCAACGAGGCGGGCTCGGCGATCGCCACGGTCGATGGGAACACAGGCGTTGCTCTGACATCTGCGGCCTTTGGATCGACGATTAGCTGGTTCCCCTTTGTACTGGCACTCGCGGTGGTCCTCTTTGCCTTCTCCACCATGATTTCCTGGAGCTACTACGGTCTCAAGGCATGGACCTACCTCTTTGGAGAAGGAAAAGTGACCGAGCTGGTGTTCAAGGTGATCTTCTGCATCTTCATTGTGATCGGTGCCTCTGCCTCACTTGGTCCGGTCATCGATTTCTCTGATGCCGCGATCTTTGCGATGGCTGTTGTGAACATTCTGGCTCTGTATTTCTTGATGAAGCTCGTTCGGGTGGAGCTCAACAGCTACTCGGAACGGTTGGCGAAAGGGGAAATTAAGAAGTTCAACCACTAG